A single window of Caldicellulosiruptor bescii DSM 6725 DNA harbors:
- a CDS encoding amino acid ABC transporter permease: MTEVVIIKYFPVLLKASVVTIELTAIAVTIGLVFGLVAALFRISKIKLLNYIGSFYVWLFRGTPLLLQIFFIYYGLPKIIPALTLPAFLAGAIALIINSGAYTAEIIRAAILSIDRGQYEAAKALGMTYLQTMRYVIVPQTYKRLIPPIGNEFIALLKDSSLVSTIGMVELMRAAQLKASATGRDAEIYIAALVIYLALTTVFSTIFNWLEKRLGKYEQR; the protein is encoded by the coding sequence TTGACAGAAGTAGTCATAATAAAATACTTTCCTGTTCTTTTGAAAGCAAGTGTTGTTACAATTGAACTTACTGCGATTGCAGTTACAATTGGGCTTGTGTTTGGACTGGTTGCAGCTCTTTTTAGAATTTCTAAAATAAAGCTTTTGAATTATATTGGCAGCTTTTATGTATGGCTTTTCAGAGGCACACCACTGCTTTTGCAGATATTCTTTATTTACTATGGTCTTCCCAAAATTATACCTGCTCTGACACTGCCGGCGTTTTTGGCAGGTGCAATTGCTCTTATTATCAACTCAGGTGCTTACACTGCAGAAATAATAAGGGCAGCAATTTTGTCAATTGACAGAGGCCAGTACGAAGCGGCAAAGGCTCTTGGCATGACTTACCTTCAGACCATGAGATATGTAATTGTTCCTCAAACGTACAAAAGGTTAATACCGCCAATTGGCAATGAGTTTATTGCGCTTTTGAAAGACTCTTCACTTGTGTCAACAATAGGAATGGTTGAGCTTATGCGCGCTGCACAGCTAAAAGCGTCTGCAACAGGAAGGGATGCAGAGATTTATATAGCTGCGCTTGTGATATATTTGGCTCTTACCACAGTTTTTTCTACAATATTTAATTGGCTTGAAAAGAGGCTGGGAAAGTATGAACAACGGTAA
- a CDS encoding amino acid ABC transporter ATP-binding protein, with protein sequence MNNGNAVNNNSKKIIIAKEIVKYFGHNLVLDKVSLEVNRGEVVVIIGPSGSGKSTFLRCLNHLERINSGYIEIDGFVIEDKGLHEKHKKHSSKEIARFCSQIGMVFQRFNLFPHMTALENVIVGPVVVNKMKKEEAVELGLELLEKVGLKDKANSYPSQLSGGQQQRVAIARALAMKPKVMLFDEPTSALDPELVGEVLNVMKELAREGMTMLVVTHEMGFAREVADRVVFMDKGKIVEEGLPEEIFTNPKQERTKQFLQKIL encoded by the coding sequence ATGAACAACGGTAATGCAGTAAATAACAATAGTAAAAAGATAATAATTGCAAAAGAGATTGTTAAATATTTCGGGCACAATCTTGTGCTGGACAAGGTGTCCTTGGAGGTAAACAGAGGAGAAGTTGTGGTTATAATAGGACCATCGGGGTCTGGCAAGAGCACTTTCTTGCGCTGTCTTAACCATTTAGAGAGAATCAATTCAGGGTATATTGAAATTGACGGGTTTGTCATCGAAGACAAGGGGCTGCATGAAAAACACAAAAAACATAGCTCAAAAGAGATAGCAAGATTTTGTTCACAAATAGGTATGGTATTTCAAAGATTTAACCTGTTTCCTCACATGACAGCACTTGAGAACGTGATAGTTGGACCTGTTGTTGTAAATAAAATGAAAAAAGAAGAGGCAGTGGAGCTTGGGCTTGAGCTTCTTGAAAAGGTGGGGCTCAAGGACAAGGCAAATTCATACCCTTCGCAGCTTTCTGGTGGACAGCAGCAAAGAGTTGCAATTGCCAGAGCTTTAGCTATGAAGCCAAAAGTAATGCTGTTTGATGAACCGACATCTGCACTTGACCCTGAACTTGTGGGTGAGGTTTTGAATGTTATGAAAGAGCTAGCAAGGGAAGGTATGACAATGCTTGTTGTGACTCATGAGATGGGATTTGCAAGAGAGGTTGCAGATCGAGTTGTTTTTATGGATAAAGGGAAGATTGTGGAAGAAGGATTGCCTGAAGAAATTTTCACAAATCCAAAACAAGAGAGGACAAAACAGTTTTTACAAAAGATACTGTAA
- a CDS encoding S-layer homology domain-containing protein — protein sequence MKGFRKALICLILAVVILWQQKVFAADVFCKVEYYVNGTNNMQVVLYSKTNKSYYVKGFTRDSDRQLTVYFSDKKTFSSESNSVLIPQSMFILPVRVILMPSDGSLLFSDIKNSPYKDHILFLASIGKIDGYKDGTFKPKNIVTRQEFVKFFVNVFDIKIEKNIRKYSFSDIQNCWAKSEIETLYKMGIITGIKDKQNRLVFKPNDGVTYEQAFAILARYLKLKSTSKNDYKSWANQYINAFVDNRLINADEIKGLKLNSFATREWVAYILSKAVFK from the coding sequence ATGAAAGGTTTTCGAAAAGCTCTTATTTGTTTGATTTTAGCAGTGGTCATTTTATGGCAACAAAAAGTGTTTGCAGCAGATGTATTTTGTAAGGTTGAATACTACGTTAATGGAACGAACAATATGCAAGTTGTGCTATATTCAAAGACAAACAAGAGCTACTATGTAAAGGGATTTACAAGAGATTCAGACAGACAGCTAACAGTTTATTTTTCTGACAAAAAAACTTTTTCGTCTGAGTCAAATTCGGTTTTGATTCCGCAGAGCATGTTTATCCTGCCGGTTAGAGTAATTCTTATGCCTTCTGATGGTTCTTTGCTGTTTAGTGACATTAAAAATTCACCGTACAAAGACCACATTCTTTTTCTTGCAAGCATTGGAAAGATTGATGGATATAAAGATGGCACTTTCAAACCGAAAAATATTGTTACCCGTCAGGAGTTTGTAAAGTTTTTTGTAAATGTATTTGATATAAAAATAGAAAAGAACATCAGAAAGTATTCTTTTTCAGATATTCAAAACTGCTGGGCAAAATCTGAGATAGAAACTCTTTATAAGATGGGAATTATCACAGGGATAAAAGATAAACAAAATAGGCTCGTTTTCAAGCCGAACGATGGGGTCACTTATGAGCAGGCATTTGCAATTTTGGCAAGGTATCTTAAACTTAAATCTACCTCAAAAAATGATTATAAGTCGTGGGCAAATCAGTATATAAATGCTTTTGTGGACAATCGACTTATAAATGCCGACGAGATAAAAGGTTTAAAATTAAATAGTTTTGCAACAAGAGAGTGGGTTGCATACATTTTGAGCAAGGCTGTATTTAAGTAG
- a CDS encoding DMT family transporter gives MSGKRKILADAILLFVTMVWGSSFVLMKNTVLDMNPVAFLAIRFTLAWLIVLAIFWKNLRELKLREVLYGSIIGFFLFAGMLLQVIGLKFTYASKSAFVTGLTVILVPVFVALIEKKIPKINVTVGVILAFAGLWLLSGAKFSNFNFGDFLTLLADLGFVFQIIFIDIFTAKDNINTINIAIFQLMSAAFLYIIFSMIFGLNLTNIKINLIAIVTILITGILGTALAFTAQVFVQKYTTPTHTALIFSAEPVFGAIFSAIIPSGPNNTTEILPLISYVGCGLILIGMVVAELNFDKNLDMELS, from the coding sequence TTGAGTGGGAAACGAAAGATTTTAGCAGATGCCATTTTGCTTTTTGTTACAATGGTATGGGGAAGTTCGTTTGTACTCATGAAAAACACAGTTTTAGATATGAACCCAGTGGCATTTTTGGCTATAAGATTTACACTTGCCTGGCTGATAGTTTTAGCAATATTCTGGAAAAATCTAAGAGAGTTGAAATTAAGGGAAGTTCTTTATGGTAGTATCATTGGATTTTTTCTATTTGCTGGGATGTTATTGCAGGTTATAGGCTTAAAGTTTACATATGCGTCAAAATCAGCTTTTGTAACTGGGCTGACTGTCATCTTGGTTCCTGTATTTGTAGCTCTGATTGAGAAAAAGATACCCAAAATTAACGTAACAGTTGGTGTAATATTGGCTTTTGCTGGACTTTGGCTTTTAAGCGGTGCAAAGTTTTCAAATTTTAATTTTGGTGATTTTCTTACCCTTCTTGCTGACCTTGGGTTTGTGTTTCAAATTATCTTTATTGACATATTCACCGCAAAAGATAATATAAATACAATAAACATTGCAATTTTTCAGCTGATGAGCGCAGCTTTTTTATATATAATATTTTCAATGATATTTGGTCTCAACCTTACAAATATTAAAATAAATCTAATAGCTATTGTTACTATTTTGATAACAGGTATTTTAGGGACAGCGTTGGCGTTTACTGCTCAAGTGTTTGTCCAGAAATACACAACACCCACTCATACAGCACTCATTTTTTCTGCTGAGCCTGTTTTTGGTGCAATTTTTTCTGCCATAATACCGTCTGGACCAAACAACACAACTGAGATTTTACCTTTGATTTCTTATGTAGGATGTGGTTTAATCTTAATTGGGATGGTTGTAGCTGAACTGAACTTTGACAAAAATCTTGATATGGAGTTGAGTTAA
- a CDS encoding ABC transporter substrate-binding protein — MYKKVIALVLLIALFIPFLSGCTSNDQNMTTLEKIKKTKEFVVGMDNTFPPMEFTDDNNNTVGFDVDLANEIAKKLGAKLKIVAVDWSGIQSALKSKKFDAIISCFSITDERKKAFNLAGPYLYIRQVIAVKKGDSSIKSFEDLKGIKIGVQANTTGDNAVQKMKFINYEKDVTRYERITDAFNDLDIGRIKAVVIDSVVAYYYKKQNPEKFDIAPAQLEREPVGIALRKEDKDLYNEIQKILDQLKKDGTIAKISEKWFGEDITK, encoded by the coding sequence ATGTATAAAAAGGTTATAGCTTTGGTTTTGCTAATAGCACTTTTTATCCCGTTTTTAAGCGGATGTACTTCAAATGACCAAAACATGACAACCTTAGAAAAGATAAAAAAGACAAAAGAGTTTGTTGTTGGTATGGACAACACATTTCCACCAATGGAATTTACTGATGATAACAACAACACAGTGGGATTTGATGTGGACTTAGCAAACGAAATAGCAAAAAAGCTTGGTGCAAAGCTAAAGATTGTTGCTGTTGACTGGAGTGGAATCCAGAGCGCTTTAAAGTCCAAAAAGTTTGATGCTATTATTTCATGCTTTAGTATAACAGATGAGAGAAAGAAAGCTTTCAATTTAGCGGGGCCATATCTTTACATTCGTCAGGTTATTGCTGTGAAAAAGGGCGACAGCTCAATCAAAAGTTTTGAAGATTTAAAAGGGATTAAGATAGGCGTTCAAGCAAACACAACAGGTGACAATGCTGTTCAAAAGATGAAATTTATAAACTATGAAAAGGATGTCACACGATACGAAAGAATAACTGATGCTTTCAACGACCTTGACATTGGGAGAATAAAAGCAGTTGTGATAGACAGTGTTGTTGCTTACTATTATAAAAAACAAAATCCTGAAAAGTTTGACATAGCACCTGCACAGCTTGAAAGAGAACCTGTGGGAATAGCTCTCAGAAAAGAGGACAAGGACCTGTACAACGAAATTCAAAAGATTTTAGACCAGTTAAAAAAGGACGGGACTATTGCGAAAATATCTGAAAAATGGTTTGGAGAAGACATTACAAAGTAA
- a CDS encoding MBL fold metallo-hydrolase encodes MEIVFLGGAKEVGASCVLIKAGGKNILIDSGIRMKEDKLPNLQLLRELGGVDVCLISHAHLDHIGSLPLIAREYPHIFFYANQPTKDLIKVLLYDSLRIMEIAEDEIPIYAEKNVEDLLDRTLTYGFNYTFEPIEGIKVTFFPAGHILGASMIFIQTQEGSILYTGDFSADRQLTVDKASVPKIRPDVVICESTYGDRLHTNRNFEEERLFNTVAEVISQGGKVLIPAFAIGRAQEIILILRNYMKKRKVSFNVFIDGMVREVIRVYRNNPTYLSSRYYKRVLKGEEIFFADNINVVSDKKQREEIISSSDPCVIISSSGMLTGGPSVFYAEKIVQSQNALIAITGYQDEEAPGRKLLELAELPENERKIELNGKEYEVKCRVEKYGLSAHSDRDRILGFLATLRPRTVIFAHGSEDAILQISDMAVKELEANIIVPQNGEINSISIEKPRKQLSFFNVKKLNNQELLNEENLKLLWQYLVENKQESNHITAEHAILIWNGKEFLEKDEVNRVFELLKKSVYFEQNPRKPYLFRILSAQEVEERLKPKPMEQNKMRELAFGMFSEYGLYKVGMDIENKVVTFYFHFPAVSKKIEEKIKEFENLTLWKVDINPNVNLTYASEYIKNVLKGYNVNLLKFSYNPVINAIVARIKEDFEEMKTVSEKFLEETGVSLIFDVEGKKQEEKIDLQKPRMEQNKALLLIDLYFENEKDKIYKKSIKEGGKYIELSFVTPFVGERYKDKIEELSEKTGWDIKVSQSINQVEMINILKEILSKYSIEIQKNPSIYPSTREVKIKLSEGVQEEILKKISDEFFERTGFYIKI; translated from the coding sequence ATGGAGATAGTTTTCTTAGGTGGTGCTAAAGAGGTTGGTGCGTCTTGTGTTTTAATAAAAGCTGGTGGCAAGAACATCTTAATTGACTCTGGTATAAGAATGAAAGAAGACAAGCTCCCAAACTTGCAACTTCTTCGCGAGCTTGGCGGTGTTGATGTTTGTCTTATTTCGCATGCTCACCTTGACCATATAGGAAGCCTTCCTCTAATTGCAAGAGAGTATCCTCATATTTTCTTTTATGCAAATCAGCCAACAAAAGATTTGATAAAGGTACTTTTGTATGATAGCTTGAGGATAATGGAGATTGCAGAGGATGAAATACCTATTTATGCTGAGAAAAATGTAGAAGATTTGCTTGATAGAACCCTTACCTATGGATTTAACTATACATTTGAACCCATTGAAGGGATTAAGGTAACATTTTTCCCGGCAGGCCATATCCTTGGTGCTTCCATGATATTTATTCAGACTCAAGAAGGCAGCATACTTTACACAGGCGACTTTTCAGCAGACAGACAGTTGACTGTTGACAAAGCTTCAGTTCCCAAAATTAGACCTGATGTTGTCATATGTGAATCAACCTATGGTGACAGGCTTCACACAAACAGAAATTTTGAAGAAGAAAGGCTTTTTAACACAGTAGCAGAGGTTATATCTCAAGGTGGAAAGGTTTTAATTCCTGCTTTTGCGATTGGAAGAGCTCAGGAGATTATTCTTATCCTCAGAAACTATATGAAAAAAAGAAAGGTCAGTTTTAATGTTTTCATTGATGGAATGGTAAGGGAAGTTATAAGAGTTTATAGAAATAACCCTACTTATTTGTCTTCGCGATATTACAAGAGAGTGTTAAAAGGAGAAGAAATATTTTTCGCAGATAATATAAATGTTGTATCTGACAAAAAACAAAGAGAGGAAATAATTTCTTCTTCAGACCCATGTGTTATAATCTCAAGCTCGGGTATGCTCACAGGAGGACCTTCTGTTTTTTATGCTGAAAAGATTGTACAGAGTCAAAATGCGCTGATTGCAATAACAGGGTATCAAGACGAAGAAGCGCCTGGAAGAAAACTTCTTGAACTTGCCGAACTTCCGGAGAATGAGAGAAAGATTGAGCTAAATGGCAAAGAATATGAAGTAAAGTGCAGGGTTGAAAAGTATGGGCTTTCAGCACATAGCGACAGAGATAGAATACTTGGATTTTTGGCAACGCTCAGACCAAGGACGGTCATTTTTGCACATGGCAGTGAAGATGCAATTTTGCAGATTTCGGATATGGCAGTAAAGGAGCTTGAAGCAAATATAATTGTTCCGCAAAATGGTGAGATAAATTCAATTTCAATTGAAAAGCCAAGAAAGCAGCTATCATTTTTCAATGTTAAGAAACTGAACAATCAAGAACTTTTAAATGAAGAGAACTTGAAACTTTTGTGGCAGTACCTTGTAGAGAATAAACAAGAGTCAAATCACATAACTGCTGAACATGCCATTTTGATTTGGAATGGAAAAGAATTTTTAGAAAAAGATGAAGTAAATAGGGTATTTGAACTCTTAAAGAAGTCGGTTTATTTTGAACAAAACCCCAGAAAACCCTACCTATTTAGAATTTTATCTGCCCAAGAGGTAGAAGAAAGGTTAAAGCCAAAGCCTATGGAGCAGAACAAAATGCGAGAGCTTGCATTTGGAATGTTTTCAGAATATGGACTGTATAAGGTTGGTATGGATATTGAAAACAAAGTGGTTACATTTTACTTTCACTTTCCAGCAGTTTCAAAAAAGATTGAAGAAAAAATAAAAGAATTTGAAAACTTGACACTCTGGAAGGTTGATATAAATCCTAATGTCAATCTCACGTATGCTTCAGAATATATTAAAAATGTTCTAAAAGGTTATAATGTAAATTTGTTGAAATTTTCATATAATCCAGTTATAAACGCTATTGTGGCAAGAATAAAAGAAGATTTTGAAGAAATGAAGACAGTATCTGAGAAATTTTTAGAAGAAACTGGAGTTAGCCTGATATTTGATGTGGAGGGCAAAAAACAAGAAGAAAAGATAGATTTGCAAAAGCCAAGGATGGAGCAAAACAAAGCACTTCTTTTGATTGACCTCTATTTTGAAAATGAAAAAGATAAAATTTACAAAAAAAGTATTAAAGAAGGTGGAAAATATATAGAACTTTCGTTTGTGACACCTTTTGTGGGTGAGAGGTATAAAGACAAGATTGAGGAACTCTCAGAGAAAACCGGCTGGGATATAAAAGTGTCTCAGTCAATAAATCAGGTTGAGATGATAAATATACTAAAAGAGATATTGTCGAAATACAGTATAGAGATTCAAAAAAATCCCAGCATTTATCCTTCAACAAGAGAGGTAAAGATAAAACTAAGTGAAGGGGTACAGGAAGAAATTTTAAAAAAAATATCAGATGAATTTTTTGAAAGGACGGGATTTTACATTAAAATTTAA
- a CDS encoding fibronectin type III domain-containing protein: protein MKSIAIKIVSIFLLISFLIALVPQNLIAQPAIVLPAPQGLNIAVVNNLPRMEVAQDGTITLYFSWQYSYSDFDYFELYLGDDPTRFPYGYTIYKNDPNLTVSNGNYTYKVQSLPNGQKIPSGTIFYAKVRSVRVLQEQTGNVVYYSSYSNTIVFLTPIFVECYTNAEDAIDIVWDDVYYSGKRIDYDIYVSKDISFTTPTKYQIDGDRITLLQSQKPGGRVEILPGRKLKYTAAGLSPSSLYYVKVLPRNLPQEVIWRDPQTYTPPNIKVIGEAATYIQAEAQRIADNVVWLRWAKVSIAENEYEIYKGSKDQIPTLIGTVSANEFFAVVSITDDVFFRIQVDVFDSFGRKVSIRSKDLYVHPYTLPFAPPAAENLTAFPKSQDTISLRFKIPTDKDVVYDFYYKKYSDSNVDFTLFVSNYQMKSSDEEKDENNLPTGYYRFDITGLEKNTVYVLKVVVKKRFYDYEQGTYIYKESTPALTISYTTSGDITPPTTPTLLSVVYTTYDSVVLSWQPVTIAGIQPPTVDRSIFYEVNFAVYQVGMDITNPENLDIASFQKISLSDYQVDQSGKIVFRVSSLLPNTRYVFFIRAVRKIDSSVYYSLPSNVVMATTLIKYEVPLPSSVPVVENLSVVTTTYNSALLSWSYIENVYFEVQLSEDIKNSNAWQIASDSFKPSLKEIDYTTGLCYFTVQNLKPDTLYYFRVRAYIIKDNQKVYSEFSSPVFGRTQKVPPPKTPVAFGIKDYGKDYAIFVWEIAETGRRYVIEVADNISFSNSQKYTTGPDTTEYKVIGLKPNTRYWARLFAIASDGQLSQSTEIISFVTKKDISEYTGVFDSVQDTTLPFITVEDPASGRMIIEITYRYVNESLDSKPVLIDFTKRTSSSIFQFVIKIRYDVLKALVKLNKDCIVTLDGATSQFNFAAIDSSDIDKLTVFGVSPSSIYTELTFIRASDKYNVKDAISEVYDIRCTASSFTKQVGISYFQTPVKISLINREPWSVAIPYVFDLTSLSWKEPENAVFASDNKSVTFNLQTPQAVVIVRKGFYKDIISSSYATKLYNLFKTIASDDTSDTIGIKNAVSKQELASFLVYFAEKKRLYRFEIIDEYIKKAYKAGLIENTQDNSVLTKEAAVDMMVKFYEIYTGNEISVDDVAWTKLSADDRYLLSLKKAYKMGWLFDYVTFNPKETATREYVLAFFYHVVSNI from the coding sequence ATGAAATCCATCGCAATTAAAATAGTTTCGATTTTCCTTTTAATATCTTTTTTGATTGCTTTGGTTCCCCAAAATCTAATAGCACAGCCTGCAATTGTTCTTCCTGCACCTCAGGGTTTGAATATAGCAGTTGTAAATAATCTTCCGAGGATGGAAGTAGCTCAGGATGGAACTATAACACTTTATTTTTCTTGGCAATACAGTTATTCTGACTTTGATTACTTTGAGCTGTATCTTGGTGATGACCCCACAAGATTTCCTTATGGATATACCATATACAAAAATGACCCAAACCTCACAGTTTCAAATGGCAATTATACTTATAAAGTTCAGAGTCTTCCGAATGGGCAAAAGATTCCAAGCGGAACAATTTTTTATGCCAAGGTAAGAAGTGTGAGAGTTTTACAGGAACAGACAGGAAATGTTGTTTATTACTCTTCGTATTCAAATACAATTGTGTTTTTGACACCTATTTTTGTTGAATGTTATACAAATGCTGAAGATGCCATTGATATAGTGTGGGATGATGTTTACTATTCTGGCAAAAGAATAGATTATGACATATATGTGTCAAAAGACATAAGCTTTACAACTCCAACGAAGTATCAGATAGATGGTGACAGGATAACCTTACTTCAGAGCCAAAAACCGGGTGGAAGAGTTGAAATTCTGCCAGGCAGGAAACTCAAATATACAGCAGCAGGACTTTCGCCAAGTAGCCTTTACTATGTAAAAGTTTTGCCGAGAAATTTGCCTCAAGAAGTTATCTGGCGTGACCCACAGACATACACACCACCAAATATTAAGGTAATCGGTGAGGCGGCAACATACATTCAGGCGGAGGCTCAGAGAATTGCTGACAATGTTGTGTGGTTAAGGTGGGCAAAGGTATCAATTGCCGAAAACGAATATGAAATTTACAAAGGTAGTAAAGATCAGATACCTACTTTAATTGGTACAGTTTCGGCGAACGAGTTTTTTGCTGTTGTTAGTATCACAGATGATGTGTTTTTCAGAATACAGGTTGATGTTTTTGATAGTTTTGGCAGAAAGGTGTCTATCAGATCAAAAGACTTGTATGTTCATCCATATACACTGCCTTTTGCACCACCTGCGGCAGAAAATTTGACTGCTTTTCCGAAGTCTCAAGATACAATCTCTTTAAGATTTAAAATACCAACAGATAAAGATGTTGTGTATGATTTTTATTACAAAAAATATTCGGATAGCAATGTTGATTTTACTCTTTTTGTATCCAATTATCAGATGAAAAGTTCTGATGAGGAAAAGGACGAGAACAATCTTCCCACAGGATATTATAGGTTTGACATCACAGGTCTTGAAAAAAACACTGTTTATGTTTTAAAGGTTGTGGTGAAGAAGAGGTTTTATGATTATGAACAGGGGACATACATTTACAAGGAATCAACCCCTGCTTTGACAATTTCATATACTACTTCTGGCGACATAACTCCGCCAACCACTCCAACACTTTTGTCTGTTGTATATACAACTTACGATTCTGTAGTTTTGTCATGGCAGCCTGTAACTATTGCAGGTATCCAGCCGCCGACTGTAGACAGGAGCATCTTCTATGAGGTCAACTTTGCAGTGTACCAGGTTGGAATGGATATAACTAATCCAGAAAATCTTGATATAGCAAGTTTCCAAAAGATATCACTTTCTGACTATCAGGTAGATCAATCAGGCAAGATAGTTTTCAGGGTAAGCAGTCTCTTGCCAAACACAAGGTATGTATTTTTTATAAGAGCTGTGAGAAAGATTGACAGTAGTGTATACTATTCATTACCATCCAATGTTGTAATGGCAACAACGCTGATAAAATATGAGGTGCCGCTACCTTCTTCTGTTCCAGTTGTTGAAAATTTGAGCGTTGTGACAACAACGTATAATTCTGCTCTGCTTTCATGGAGCTATATAGAGAATGTATATTTTGAAGTTCAGTTATCAGAAGACATTAAAAACTCAAATGCATGGCAGATTGCATCTGACAGTTTTAAACCTTCTTTAAAAGAGATTGATTATACCACCGGCCTTTGTTATTTCACAGTTCAAAACTTAAAACCTGATACGCTCTACTATTTTAGGGTTAGGGCATATATCATCAAAGACAATCAGAAAGTGTATTCAGAGTTTAGCAGTCCTGTTTTTGGCAGAACACAAAAGGTTCCTCCACCGAAAACTCCAGTAGCTTTTGGTATAAAAGACTACGGGAAAGACTACGCCATTTTTGTTTGGGAGATTGCCGAGACGGGAAGAAGATATGTTATTGAGGTAGCTGACAATATTTCATTTTCAAACTCCCAGAAGTACACAACCGGCCCAGATACAACTGAATATAAAGTAATCGGCTTGAAACCCAATACAAGGTATTGGGCAAGACTTTTTGCTATAGCTTCTGATGGTCAGCTATCTCAGTCGACAGAGATTATCTCTTTTGTTACTAAAAAGGATATAAGCGAGTATACAGGTGTGTTCGATTCTGTTCAGGATACAACTCTGCCTTTTATAACTGTAGAAGACCCTGCAAGTGGCAGGATGATAATAGAGATTACCTATAGATATGTCAATGAGTCTTTGGACTCAAAGCCTGTTTTAATTGATTTTACAAAGAGAACAAGTTCATCTATTTTTCAGTTTGTGATAAAAATAAGATACGATGTTTTAAAAGCGCTGGTTAAGCTCAATAAAGATTGCATTGTCACATTAGATGGAGCAACTTCGCAGTTCAATTTTGCTGCCATCGACAGTAGCGACATAGATAAACTGACAGTGTTTGGCGTATCACCATCAAGTATTTATACTGAACTGACATTTATAAGAGCATCTGACAAATATAATGTAAAAGATGCTATCTCTGAAGTGTATGATATCAGGTGCACAGCTTCAAGCTTTACAAAGCAAGTAGGAATATCATATTTTCAAACGCCAGTTAAAATTTCGCTAATAAACAGAGAACCGTGGTCAGTCGCAATACCATATGTTTTTGATTTGACCTCTCTTTCTTGGAAAGAACCAGAAAACGCTGTGTTTGCAAGTGACAATAAAAGTGTAACTTTTAATTTGCAAACACCTCAGGCAGTTGTGATTGTAAGAAAAGGCTTTTACAAAGATATAATTTCAAGCAGCTATGCAACAAAACTTTACAATCTTTTTAAGACTATTGCCAGCGATGATACAAGCGATACAATAGGAATAAAAAACGCTGTCTCAAAACAGGAACTTGCCTCTTTTTTGGTATATTTTGCAGAGAAGAAGAGACTCTACAGGTTTGAGATAATTGATGAGTATATTAAAAAAGCGTACAAGGCAGGACTAATTGAAAATACTCAGGACAATTCTGTTCTTACAAAAGAAGCCGCTGTAGATATGATGGTAAAGTTTTATGAGATTTACACTGGCAATGAAATCTCAGTAGACGATGTTGCATGGACAAAACTTTCTGCTGATGACAGATACTTGTTGTCTTTGAAAAAAGCATACAAGATGGGTTGGCTTTTTGATTATGTTACGTTCAATCCCAAAGAGACAGCAACAAGAGAATATGTTTTAGCATTCTTCTATCATGTTGTTTCGAATATATGA